Within the Naumovozyma dairenensis CBS 421 chromosome 9, complete genome genome, the region TCTATATGTTCatgataattatttttttttaagtTCCATTACTATACACTGCCATCTCCATCTgaaccttcttcttctccttcttcttcatccgAATCATCTTCCATATCATCCATGTCATCTTCCCAAGACTTCTCTACAGTTTCCTTCACTCGTTTGATATATTGAGATTTATGATCTTTAAATAAAGTAGCAGCTTCCACATTAGCCGGTGAAGCTGGGTTTGGATCATTGAACAAACTTTGAATAGAAGTCAAAATGGACGCCACATCATACGTTGGAGTCCAtctattttgtaaaatatctAAACAAATCTCACCATTAGCATAAACATTTGGATGAAACATTTCACttaaaaatttaacatGAGGTCGGTTTATCGgatattcttcatcaaattctaataataatcgGAAAGTACCATCTTCATATGGTGTCTCTGCTGGTCCAATAATCATGGCATTCCATACCATCACATTATCTGGTAAAGGTGATGCTGAAACTCCCGGTGGTGCATCTTCTTTCATACGTTTGAAATCTCTCAttaatcttcttcttgctGCTGTAGACATCTTTAAACAATGTGTATATGCGAGTGAGCGTACtagaattttttttctgaCCGATCTGTCTATCTGTTTCTACCACTTGAAAGTTTATCTCTCACTTAGATAGGAACTTCTTATGTTTTATGAACTTTTGACACCTAAGATTTGTTGT harbors:
- the RAD6 gene encoding E2 ubiquitin-conjugating protein RAD6 (similar to Saccharomyces cerevisiae RAD6 (YGL058W); ancestral locus Anc_6.109); protein product: MSTAARRRLMRDFKRMKEDAPPGVSASPLPDNVMVWNAMIIGPAETPYEDGTFRLLLEFDEEYPINRPHVKFLSEMFHPNVYANGEICLDILQNRWTPTYDVASILTSIQSLFNDPNPASPANVEAATLFKDHKSQYIKRVKETVEKSWEDDMDDMEDDSDEEEGEEEGSDGDGSV